A stretch of Pseudomonadota bacterium DNA encodes these proteins:
- a CDS encoding methyl-accepting chemotaxis protein — protein MKSLSIKTKLGLSLGGLILIVVVMFLQTLNTTRGQKHDGLLINLAGRQRMLTQKMTKEALHLFLARGATRTEILPKLTADLKNTMAVFEQTLTALKDSGRAPLTLDLDKGAFRDCPKAEEPAYSQLAKVEELKNAFFANLDLIISNSGDTQKNLQAVLSDNLPLLQEMNKAVGMMQKQSENRVRQLLLSQMIGLAAGAALFIGAFLLAGSIVRRIAEIGRFADRLGTGDFSVNAAIAGNDELGAIGRNLHAMVRNLAQMFATVKEKTTSLHQLAAALEGIADKIAAEAWESAERSRAVSAAAEEMNVNFSSINDAVERTSANIGRVSNAAESMTGTIAEIAGNSSRARQITLEAVKKSKASGEKVKELNQAAIAIGNVSETITAIAAQTNLLALNATIEAARAGEAGRGFTVVANEIKALAMQTAGATDEITAKVRGIQGFTEVTKQDIVQISEIIKEINNLVNEIATAVNEQSQATQEIADSVSESSQEMADVNDNISQGSQVATEVAKDISAVSHSANELDDGGRELLTFSKQLSKLADQFNSSMNQFKLTS, from the coding sequence GTGAAAAGTTTGTCCATTAAAACCAAACTGGGTTTGAGCCTCGGCGGACTGATACTGATTGTTGTCGTGATGTTTTTGCAGACTCTAAACACCACCAGGGGCCAGAAACATGACGGTTTACTGATCAATCTCGCCGGCCGTCAGCGGATGCTGACCCAGAAGATGACAAAAGAGGCACTGCATCTTTTTCTGGCCCGAGGGGCAACCAGGACGGAGATTTTACCGAAACTGACCGCTGACCTGAAAAACACCATGGCGGTTTTCGAACAGACGCTTACCGCCCTGAAAGACTCAGGCCGCGCCCCTCTGACTCTGGACTTGGACAAGGGGGCTTTTCGTGACTGCCCCAAAGCCGAAGAACCGGCTTACTCTCAACTGGCCAAAGTCGAGGAACTGAAAAACGCCTTTTTTGCGAATCTGGATCTGATCATCAGCAACAGCGGCGATACGCAAAAGAATCTACAGGCCGTATTGTCCGACAATCTCCCCCTGCTCCAGGAGATGAACAAGGCTGTCGGCATGATGCAGAAGCAGTCGGAAAACCGGGTGCGCCAGCTCCTGCTCAGCCAGATGATCGGCCTGGCCGCCGGTGCCGCTTTATTTATTGGCGCCTTTCTCCTGGCTGGTTCGATTGTGCGACGTATTGCCGAGATTGGTCGCTTCGCGGATCGCCTGGGAACTGGCGATTTTTCCGTCAATGCCGCCATCGCCGGCAACGATGAACTGGGAGCCATCGGCAGGAATCTCCATGCCATGGTCAGAAACCTCGCGCAGATGTTTGCCACCGTCAAGGAGAAAACCACCTCGTTGCATCAGTTGGCAGCGGCCCTGGAAGGCATTGCCGATAAAATCGCGGCCGAAGCCTGGGAGAGCGCGGAACGATCCCGTGCGGTTTCAGCTGCGGCGGAAGAGATGAATGTCAACTTTTCCTCCATCAATGATGCCGTCGAGAGAACTTCCGCCAATATCGGCCGGGTAAGCAATGCCGCGGAAAGCATGACCGGAACCATCGCGGAAATCGCCGGCAACAGTAGCCGCGCCCGGCAAATAACGTTAGAAGCTGTCAAAAAATCAAAAGCTTCGGGAGAAAAAGTTAAAGAATTAAATCAGGCCGCCATCGCTATCGGCAATGTCAGCGAAACCATCACTGCAATTGCCGCTCAGACCAATCTCCTGGCTTTGAACGCCACCATCGAAGCCGCCCGTGCCGGGGAAGCGGGCCGGGGCTTTACGGTGGTTGCCAACGAAATCAAAGCCCTGGCCATGCAGACCGCCGGGGCCACCGATGAGATTACAGCTAAAGTTCGAGGGATTCAGGGTTTCACTGAGGTCACGAAGCAGGATATTGTGCAGATATCCGAGATCATTAAAGAGATCAATAACCTCGTCAACGAAATTGCCACCGCAGTCAACGAGCAGTCTCAGGCCACCCAAGAGATTGCCGACAGCGTTTCTGAATCATCCCAGGAGATGGCCGACGTTAACGACAATATCAGTCAGGGCAGTCAGGTCGCCACCGAAGTCGCCAAAGATATCAGCGCGGTCAGCCATTCAGCCAACGAGCTTGACGATGGCGGCCGGGAGTTACTGACTTTTTCCAAGCAGCTTTCCAAACTCGCCGACCAGTTCAACTCATCTATGAACCAATTCAAACTGACAAGCTGA
- a CDS encoding PepSY domain-containing protein: protein MKMKNSRYHNALKQIHKYLGLLVLLYGLWMALSGIALNHPEAIKNLSFSNRLMPDNYQYRNWNRMSWRCAQFSSFDDNLLLVGGKEGVWQSLDRGKSFTRLAGGFPAASYAKDTFSLLLANNGSKEILFAGTRSGLYYWQEQQWQKVDHPVLSQARVLDLLQVDNLILAFTDSLAFKAEISSEKLIFRSLPLPVEASIFQHLPLFRWLRKVHDGSILGFYGKLFADGIGLILIFLSLSGLVIWYTRQRKKLHKKTIFSGKFFFFNFHWHSNLGVVSALFISILIFSGAFSFPPLLVTIVRLATPACLLADKDADNPWREQILRAAYLESRKRLIIATKNGLFSGPLDGSREFIRLPDTVPIHGMGVQVFTNIGSEQLLLGSFSGLYLWDTSSNNVIHLKAGKQANVPDWGRAIMVTGVAIFKDRPVLAVDYESGIKPLNVNQEITPQMPALLAEQSRISLWHALFELHNGRIFEQFIGQFYWLITPLGWLAFFLITLSGVLLWLKKKINGGSKRRKP from the coding sequence ATGAAAATGAAAAACTCCCGCTACCACAACGCGCTCAAGCAAATCCATAAATATCTGGGTCTGCTGGTTCTGCTGTATGGTCTCTGGATGGCTCTGAGCGGCATCGCCCTCAATCATCCGGAGGCTATAAAAAACCTGTCTTTTTCCAATCGTCTGATGCCGGATAACTATCAGTATCGCAACTGGAACAGAATGAGCTGGCGCTGCGCCCAATTTTCCAGCTTCGATGACAACCTTCTCTTGGTTGGTGGAAAAGAGGGGGTCTGGCAAAGCCTCGATCGGGGAAAAAGCTTTACTCGGCTGGCAGGTGGTTTTCCTGCGGCAAGTTATGCAAAAGATACCTTCAGCCTTCTCCTGGCCAATAACGGAAGCAAAGAAATTCTTTTTGCGGGCACCAGATCCGGGCTTTATTACTGGCAAGAGCAACAGTGGCAGAAGGTCGATCATCCGGTGCTGAGCCAGGCCAGGGTCCTCGACCTTCTCCAGGTCGACAACCTGATTCTCGCTTTTACCGACAGTCTTGCCTTCAAGGCCGAGATAAGCAGCGAAAAGCTTATTTTCAGATCCTTGCCTCTACCGGTTGAAGCATCGATCTTCCAACACCTGCCTCTTTTTCGCTGGCTAAGAAAGGTACATGATGGTTCCATCCTGGGTTTTTACGGTAAACTGTTTGCAGACGGCATCGGCCTGATTCTGATCTTTCTCAGTCTGTCTGGCTTGGTAATCTGGTATACGCGCCAAAGAAAAAAACTGCATAAAAAAACAATTTTCAGCGGAAAATTTTTCTTTTTTAATTTTCACTGGCATAGCAATCTGGGCGTGGTTAGCGCCCTGTTTATTTCCATCCTGATTTTTTCCGGAGCCTTTTCCTTTCCCCCGCTATTGGTGACCATCGTCCGCCTCGCGACTCCGGCTTGTCTGCTCGCGGATAAAGACGCCGACAATCCCTGGCGGGAACAAATTCTCCGGGCCGCTTATCTTGAAAGCCGTAAACGACTGATTATCGCCACGAAAAACGGTCTTTTCAGCGGCCCGCTCGACGGCAGCAGAGAATTCATCCGACTTCCCGATACCGTTCCGATTCATGGCATGGGGGTTCAGGTCTTCACCAATATTGGCTCTGAACAACTTCTGCTTGGTTCCTTCAGCGGGCTTTACCTCTGGGATACCAGCAGCAACAACGTGATACATTTAAAAGCCGGCAAGCAGGCCAATGTTCCCGACTGGGGACGGGCGATCATGGTAACCGGAGTCGCGATTTTCAAGGATCGGCCCGTACTGGCGGTAGACTACGAAAGTGGAATCAAGCCTTTAAATGTAAACCAGGAAATCACCCCGCAGATGCCCGCTCTTCTGGCCGAACAAAGCCGCATTTCTCTCTGGCACGCTCTCTTTGAACTCCACAACGGGCGAATTTTCGAACAATTCATCGGGCAGTTTTACTGGCTGATTACCCCTTTGGGCTGGCTGGCCTTCTTCCTGATCACTTTGAGTGGCGTGCTGCTCTGGCTGAAGAAAAAAATCAACGGGGGCTCTAAACGGAGAAAACCATGA
- a CDS encoding HPP family protein — translation MRDGQLSYLEKMKGGGQSPPRVGIAEVVWSWIGSFLGIAAVGLLHFKVLDQTGLVMVIGSFGASAVLIYGAIKSPLAQPRNLIGGHVLSALVGVVFFRLTGQQPWLASALAVSSAIALMHLTKTLHPPGGATALIAVIGGDAIHRLGFLYALIPAASGALVMLLIALAINNLPRNRRYPEFWF, via the coding sequence ATGCGCGACGGGCAGCTTTCATATCTGGAAAAAATGAAGGGCGGCGGCCAGAGTCCGCCGCGGGTTGGCATCGCCGAGGTGGTCTGGTCCTGGATTGGATCTTTTTTGGGGATTGCCGCGGTCGGATTACTGCACTTCAAGGTTTTGGATCAGACCGGGCTGGTGATGGTCATCGGTTCATTCGGGGCTTCGGCCGTCCTGATCTACGGGGCCATCAAGAGCCCTCTGGCCCAGCCGCGCAACCTGATCGGCGGGCATGTGCTGTCCGCCCTGGTCGGGGTAGTTTTTTTCAGGCTGACCGGTCAGCAGCCCTGGCTGGCTTCAGCCCTGGCGGTCTCATCTGCCATTGCCCTGATGCATCTGACCAAGACCCTGCATCCTCCGGGAGGGGCTACCGCCCTGATCGCGGTAATCGGTGGTGATGCCATCCATCGTCTGGGCTTTCTCTACGCTTTGATCCCGGCCGCTTCCGGAGCTCTGGTCATGCTCCTAATCGCCCTAGCCATCAACAATCTTCCCAGAAATCGGCGTTATCCCGAATTCTGGTTCTAG
- a CDS encoding efflux RND transporter permease subunit: MNWVAVYLKKPHAVISLILLGCVFGLISFKTLPLNLFPDANYPQVAVILSWPGATAEDVADQVSRPVEKELASLDRYRTVKATVRDEIAAVRVEFDYGKSLDAAVADVGSALDRIRASLPPELLPPRIFRVSDATTPVQTLAVTPRPGSLLDLDKVRQLCDNQVQEALLRVPEIADVEVFGGRQPEIQLRLQGDRLARYGLTADQIQAAVFAANRNLPSGWLRSATGEEVISLRGERRLRHELADIVLARDPSGGAVYVRDVAEIITTVEEPLSLFRGNGRPAIGLNILRGEGKSVSAALEVLRKSLPEIAAAFPDLEFTIVDTQGELIATSVDNLLDALRDSMLLTVLVIFLLMARLRPILLAAISIPFTFLLTFAGMKLIGYELNIVTMTAVILAVGLLVDDAIVVIENIDRHAAGGDKSRLQAAIDGTREIMLADFAGTATTLVVLIPIMFVGGYSEKILRPLTVVLALALFSSYIVSITVIPLLAPKLMKTGRDRKRLEKICARGTDAWLFPLQEFMVSCFRLIRGKKGWLMLAGLLVLLPLSLKQLPLAGRDLMPPMDTGIVKIDFEVWPNVPLAVTEKVVAAMEQRIMARPGFVRMATVVGAEPAVISFGSERTAQEGLITVHFVNRFAREQSIWEIEEELRREFAGIANLKRADVYDYGATPLSSIAAPIDVMVSGPDPRQLDRLAAEVEQRLRRVRGLTTVSRSWDWSKKEITVTLDEARLAGWGLSPDEVSASLTTATNGRIASRFLVPGQDGYPVRLRFDPTGFGHVADLESLQIAGPEGVVPLAEIAEFGRVFRQTRITRQDLMPVVDIRGYRGGESAITQLQDQVKARLADLPLPAAYQITQEGEIRHMQESFADLGRALGLALLLLYFAMVVTFSSFTRPLIIMSAIPLAFIGVPWGMLLLDRHFCMPAAMGMILLAGIVVNNSILLVDFIESARAQGRSLDEAVEESIRRRTRPILMTALSTVAGMLPIAAQSAVGLERLSPLAVVAIAGLLVATFLTLAWVPALYAGIDRLKQKLRRA, encoded by the coding sequence ATGAACTGGGTGGCTGTTTATCTGAAAAAACCCCATGCCGTCATTTCCCTGATTCTGCTGGGCTGCGTTTTCGGGCTGATCAGTTTCAAAACCCTGCCGCTCAATCTCTTTCCCGACGCCAACTACCCGCAGGTGGCGGTGATTCTCAGCTGGCCCGGGGCTACGGCCGAGGATGTCGCCGACCAGGTTTCCCGGCCGGTGGAAAAGGAGTTGGCGAGCCTGGATCGCTATCGTACGGTCAAGGCCACGGTTCGCGATGAAATCGCCGCCGTCCGGGTCGAATTCGACTACGGTAAGTCGCTGGACGCGGCGGTCGCCGATGTCGGTTCCGCCCTCGACCGGATTCGGGCGAGTCTGCCGCCCGAGCTCCTGCCGCCCCGGATCTTTCGGGTCAGCGACGCCACCACTCCGGTCCAGACCCTGGCAGTGACCCCGCGGCCGGGGTCGCTCTTAGACCTGGACAAGGTGCGTCAGCTCTGCGACAACCAGGTCCAGGAGGCCCTGCTGCGGGTACCGGAAATCGCCGATGTCGAGGTCTTCGGCGGCCGGCAGCCAGAGATTCAGCTCCGCCTACAAGGCGATCGCCTGGCCCGTTACGGGCTGACGGCGGATCAGATTCAGGCGGCGGTTTTCGCCGCTAATCGCAACCTGCCGAGCGGCTGGCTGCGCTCGGCAACCGGTGAAGAGGTCATCAGCCTGCGCGGCGAGCGCAGGCTTCGCCATGAGCTGGCGGATATTGTCCTTGCCCGCGACCCCAGCGGGGGGGCGGTCTATGTCCGGGACGTGGCCGAAATCATTACCACCGTCGAGGAGCCGCTCTCCTTATTCCGGGGCAACGGCCGTCCCGCCATCGGCCTCAACATCCTGCGCGGCGAAGGCAAATCGGTAAGCGCCGCCCTTGAAGTCCTGAGAAAATCTCTACCGGAAATCGCGGCCGCCTTTCCCGATCTGGAATTTACCATCGTCGACACCCAGGGCGAACTGATCGCCACCTCGGTGGACAACCTCCTTGACGCTTTACGTGACTCGATGCTGCTTACCGTCCTGGTGATTTTCCTCCTGATGGCCCGGCTGCGCCCCATCCTGCTGGCCGCGATTTCAATTCCCTTCACCTTTCTGCTGACCTTCGCGGGCATGAAGCTGATCGGCTACGAGCTCAATATCGTCACCATGACCGCCGTCATCCTGGCGGTGGGGCTGCTGGTCGACGACGCCATCGTCGTCATCGAAAACATCGACCGCCACGCCGCCGGCGGCGACAAATCCCGCCTTCAGGCCGCGATCGACGGCACCCGGGAAATCATGCTCGCCGATTTCGCGGGCACGGCCACCACCCTGGTGGTGCTGATTCCGATCATGTTTGTCGGCGGCTATTCCGAAAAGATTCTTCGACCTCTGACCGTGGTTCTGGCACTGGCTTTGTTTTCCTCCTACATCGTTTCGATCACGGTGATTCCCCTGCTCGCCCCGAAACTGATGAAGACCGGCCGCGACCGCAAGCGGCTGGAAAAAATCTGCGCCCGCGGCACCGACGCCTGGCTGTTCCCCCTGCAGGAGTTCATGGTTTCTTGCTTTAGGCTGATCCGCGGCAAAAAAGGCTGGCTCATGCTGGCGGGGCTGCTGGTGTTGCTGCCGCTTAGCCTCAAACAGCTGCCTCTGGCCGGCCGCGACCTGATGCCGCCCATGGATACCGGCATCGTCAAGATCGACTTCGAGGTCTGGCCCAACGTGCCACTGGCGGTCACGGAAAAGGTGGTGGCGGCCATGGAACAGCGGATCATGGCCCGGCCGGGGTTTGTGCGGATGGCGACCGTGGTCGGAGCCGAGCCCGCTGTCATCAGTTTCGGTTCCGAGCGCACAGCGCAGGAGGGCCTGATCACCGTCCATTTCGTTAATCGTTTTGCCCGGGAACAATCGATCTGGGAAATCGAGGAGGAACTGCGGCGGGAATTTGCCGGGATTGCCAACCTCAAGCGGGCCGATGTCTACGATTACGGGGCTACCCCTTTATCGTCAATCGCGGCCCCAATTGACGTCATGGTCTCAGGCCCCGATCCCCGGCAGCTCGATCGGCTGGCCGCCGAGGTTGAACAACGGCTGCGCCGGGTACGGGGGCTGACCACGGTTTCGCGTTCCTGGGACTGGTCGAAAAAGGAAATCACCGTCACCCTCGATGAAGCCCGTCTGGCCGGTTGGGGCCTGTCGCCAGATGAGGTTTCGGCAAGCCTGACGACCGCCACCAACGGCCGCATCGCCTCGCGCTTTTTGGTGCCCGGCCAGGACGGCTATCCGGTACGGCTACGCTTTGACCCGACCGGATTTGGCCATGTCGCCGACCTCGAAAGCCTGCAGATCGCGGGCCCTGAAGGGGTAGTTCCCCTGGCCGAGATCGCCGAGTTCGGCCGGGTTTTCCGGCAGACCCGCATTACCCGTCAGGATCTGATGCCGGTGGTCGATATCCGTGGCTATCGCGGCGGCGAGTCAGCGATTACCCAGCTTCAGGATCAGGTCAAGGCCCGGCTCGCCGACCTGCCGCTGCCGGCCGCTTACCAGATCACTCAGGAAGGCGAAATCCGCCACATGCAGGAGAGTTTCGCCGATCTCGGCCGGGCCCTGGGCCTGGCGCTGCTTCTGCTCTACTTCGCCATGGTCGTCACTTTTTCCTCTTTCACCCGGCCCCTGATCATCATGAGCGCCATTCCTTTAGCCTTTATCGGCGTGCCCTGGGGCATGCTCCTGCTTGACCGCCATTTCTGCATGCCGGCGGCCATGGGTATGATTCTGCTGGCCGGCATCGTCGTCAACAACTCGATTCTGCTGGTCGATTTTATCGAGAGCGCCCGGGCCCAGGGCCGTTCTCTGGATGAAGCCGTCGAAGAGTCCATCCGCCGGCGCACCCGGCCGATTCTGATGACCGCCTTAAGTACCGTCGCCGGCATGCTGCCGATCGCGGCCCAGTCAGCCGTCGGCCTTGAACGACTCTCGCCGCTGGCGGTGGTGGCGATTGCCGGGCTGCTGGTCGCAACCTTTCTCACTTTAGCCTGGGTGCCGGCTCTTTACGCCGGAATCGACCGGCTAAAACAAAAACTGCGCCGAGCCTGA
- a CDS encoding cytochrome C, with protein sequence MCVFLLAALFLVARFESARFAAKVGLEPHKVFVSDAAKPCLECHRRKGVAPKMIEQWESSEHAAKGIDCVQCHTAEKGDFDAFTCPESSTLVAKFPTPKDCSKCHKQIVEEFTESKHAFPFWIYANADRAVFEPVIGTKHGCEQCHQITNMWPDGSVGECDACHPKHSFSLAVARQPETCGECHIGPDHPHIELYLESKHGNIFKANQSKINLDYHSSDKDPIPHEVPVCTTCHMDAVPGVAKTHNVSARLAWESQAPWSFRTVWFDEKLGDWQAKRKRMAGVCVNCHSRNFTDIYLLTADLVNLQYNEIRRSFVYWNKRYTAAGLVKRIQLGDKFYSNPVLNGWDEKPEVLMYETWHHEGRRFRHGSEMMGADYTQWHGIWEMQHKLQEMINWGAENGDEEARKIAESTSPTKFMPYKLYDFPGNEWGIGTERNRLPVLYQVIPDYWEKVKANVKEAVDQGLLTAAQWELWLERYNNRDHYLGTKYPPHPINEAYKARFEKDMAEQKRQAIDLKLPSPDAFSDVH encoded by the coding sequence ATGTGTGTTTTTCTGCTCGCGGCCCTGTTCCTGGTCGCCCGCTTCGAATCGGCCCGATTTGCCGCGAAGGTGGGTCTGGAACCACACAAGGTTTTCGTCAGCGACGCCGCCAAACCCTGCCTTGAATGCCATCGGCGCAAAGGGGTGGCTCCGAAAATGATCGAGCAGTGGGAAAGCAGTGAACATGCCGCCAAGGGCATTGACTGCGTTCAGTGCCACACCGCGGAAAAAGGCGATTTCGACGCCTTTACCTGTCCCGAATCAAGCACCCTGGTAGCCAAGTTCCCGACTCCCAAAGATTGCTCCAAGTGTCATAAACAGATCGTCGAGGAATTCACCGAAAGCAAGCACGCCTTCCCCTTCTGGATCTACGCCAACGCAGACCGCGCCGTTTTCGAGCCCGTCATCGGCACCAAGCATGGCTGCGAGCAGTGCCATCAGATCACCAATATGTGGCCGGACGGCAGTGTCGGCGAATGCGACGCCTGTCATCCCAAACACAGTTTCAGCCTGGCCGTGGCCCGGCAGCCCGAAACCTGCGGCGAGTGCCATATCGGCCCGGATCATCCTCATATCGAGCTTTATCTGGAGTCCAAACACGGCAATATTTTCAAGGCCAACCAGAGCAAGATCAACCTCGATTATCACAGCAGCGATAAAGACCCGATTCCCCATGAAGTCCCGGTCTGCACCACCTGCCACATGGACGCGGTTCCCGGCGTCGCCAAGACCCACAACGTCAGCGCCCGGCTGGCCTGGGAATCGCAGGCGCCGTGGAGTTTCAGAACCGTCTGGTTCGATGAAAAACTCGGCGACTGGCAGGCCAAACGGAAACGGATGGCCGGAGTCTGCGTCAACTGTCACTCGCGGAATTTCACCGACATTTATCTCCTGACCGCCGATCTCGTCAATCTTCAGTACAACGAAATCCGCCGTTCCTTTGTCTACTGGAATAAGCGCTACACCGCCGCCGGGCTGGTCAAGCGAATCCAGCTGGGAGATAAATTCTATTCAAATCCGGTGCTCAACGGCTGGGATGAGAAACCTGAGGTGCTGATGTACGAAACCTGGCATCACGAAGGCCGCCGCTTCCGCCACGGCTCGGAAATGATGGGCGCCGATTACACTCAGTGGCACGGCATCTGGGAGATGCAGCATAAACTCCAGGAAATGATCAACTGGGGGGCCGAGAACGGCGATGAAGAAGCCAGAAAAATCGCCGAGAGTACCAGTCCGACGAAGTTCATGCCCTACAAGCTTTACGATTTCCCCGGCAATGAGTGGGGTATCGGCACCGAGAGAAACCGCCTGCCGGTGCTTTACCAGGTAATTCCCGACTACTGGGAAAAGGTCAAGGCCAATGTCAAGGAAGCCGTCGATCAGGGGCTGTTGACCGCAGCCCAGTGGGAACTCTGGCTGGAGCGTTACAACAACCGCGACCATTATCTCGGCACCAAGTACCCGCCACATCCGATCAACGAAGCCTACAAGGCGCGTTTTGAGAAGGATATGGCCGAACAAAAGCGCCAGGCGATTGATCTCAAGTTACCGTCGCCGGATGCCTTCAGCGATGTTCATTAA
- a CDS encoding efflux RND transporter periplasmic adaptor subunit, translating into MKKILLRLATVVVVMLLILAAVLLVKRRQAELATRPTPSIRPVAVTIKSAHWGRLAVTRHYLGVIEPEAEARLTAQTTGYITSLTKDVGDRLEKGEIVADIDPRLAAARQKALAAELDGAREDLAIRETIRDRRRGLIGKRAVSQEALDEAELAVSLAASRLRRLKEELTAATVELSFTHLEAMFAGIVSERLVEVGDLVHIGTPVLRIEEPERGYKILLRTPQETAAHLAVAAPARLSLGEQSQATTVERIYPAIIAGKLATVEIKVPNRPFNLPSYAEVGVDLTVAEPEGWIIDADCLLETGNEAMVFVVGVKQMILSRPVAVRGRLASQVVVEGSLTTADRLAAGPESLLLTLGDGVEIMPAAEAVSRTIPATTAGDNS; encoded by the coding sequence ATGAAAAAGATACTTCTCCGCCTGGCGACGGTAGTGGTTGTCATGCTGCTGATCCTGGCCGCGGTCCTGCTGGTCAAGCGCCGGCAGGCAGAACTTGCCACCCGGCCGACGCCGTCGATCCGGCCGGTGGCGGTAACCATCAAATCCGCGCATTGGGGGCGACTGGCCGTGACCCGACATTACCTCGGCGTCATTGAACCCGAAGCCGAAGCTCGGCTGACGGCCCAGACCACCGGTTATATTACCTCACTCACCAAGGATGTCGGCGACCGCCTGGAAAAGGGCGAGATCGTCGCCGACATCGATCCGCGTCTGGCCGCGGCCCGGCAAAAGGCCTTGGCGGCGGAACTGGACGGGGCCCGGGAAGATCTGGCCATCAGGGAAACCATCCGCGACCGCAGACGAGGGCTTATCGGCAAACGGGCGGTCTCCCAGGAGGCCCTCGATGAAGCCGAACTGGCCGTCAGTCTGGCCGCCAGCCGACTGCGGCGACTAAAGGAGGAACTGACGGCGGCCACGGTTGAGCTGTCTTTCACCCATCTTGAGGCGATGTTCGCCGGGATAGTCAGCGAGCGCCTCGTGGAAGTCGGGGATCTGGTGCATATCGGCACCCCGGTGCTGCGGATCGAAGAACCGGAACGGGGCTACAAAATTCTGCTCCGGACGCCCCAGGAAACCGCCGCCCATCTGGCCGTCGCGGCCCCGGCCAGACTTAGTCTGGGAGAGCAAAGCCAAGCAACTACAGTCGAACGGATTTATCCGGCGATAATCGCCGGTAAACTCGCAACCGTGGAAATCAAGGTTCCGAACCGACCCTTCAACCTGCCCAGCTACGCCGAGGTCGGTGTCGATCTGACCGTAGCCGAGCCCGAGGGCTGGATTATTGATGCCGACTGTCTCCTGGAAACCGGGAACGAGGCCATGGTTTTCGTTGTCGGCGTCAAACAAATGATTTTGTCTCGGCCGGTCGCGGTTCGCGGCCGCCTGGCTTCCCAAGTGGTAGTCGAGGGTTCCTTGACGACAGCTGACCGACTGGCGGCCGGACCTGAATCCCTGCTCCTGACCCTGGGAGACGGGGTCGAAATCATGCCGGCGGCTGAAGCTGTTTCCAGGACAATCCCCGCAACGACTGCCGGTGACAACTCATGA
- a CDS encoding cytochrome C — MKTGKWFFWGLPAAVILFWTAPLWADVCIDCHSRKSPGQVQDWKLSKHSTNGVGCVDCHGDKHRNAADYKLAVLPDEHVCKECHEEQFNSFAMGKHNFGWTSLNALPITHVEPDELMEGGRGCGGCHNMGIKTEAQKQEQRAKGYRYQNNSCDECHTRHTFSKKEAQDPRACQQCHMGYDHPQWEMWSSAKHGTRWQVREAGRLPADAPAPTCQECHLPDGTHNNHTAWGFLGVRLPLPEDKQWAADQVTILKALGVLNPETGQPTARLDAVKAVDLARLTQEAWQTERDKMIKTCSKCHSESYAKEQLAMGDTMLMKADRLLAQAIDIVAGLYKDGILQKREAQPFAYPDFLYFMRTDYAHASGDSYKELPAGMSSIEQTLFEMYMKHRMRTYQGHFHVNPDYAYWYGWAMMTKDLGKINDDAKKMRVLHELKKK; from the coding sequence ATGAAAACAGGTAAATGGTTTTTCTGGGGATTGCCGGCGGCGGTTATCTTGTTCTGGACGGCGCCGCTGTGGGCCGATGTCTGCATCGACTGTCACAGCCGGAAGTCACCGGGTCAGGTACAGGACTGGAAACTGAGTAAGCATTCGACAAACGGCGTCGGCTGTGTCGATTGCCACGGCGACAAACACCGGAACGCGGCCGATTACAAGCTGGCGGTGCTGCCGGACGAGCATGTCTGCAAGGAATGCCATGAAGAACAGTTCAATTCGTTTGCCATGGGCAAACATAATTTCGGTTGGACCTCGCTCAACGCCCTGCCGATCACCCACGTCGAGCCCGACGAGCTCATGGAAGGCGGTCGCGGCTGCGGCGGCTGCCACAACATGGGCATCAAGACCGAGGCCCAGAAACAGGAACAGCGGGCCAAGGGCTACCGCTATCAGAATAATTCCTGTGATGAATGCCATACCCGGCATACCTTCTCGAAGAAGGAAGCCCAGGATCCTCGGGCCTGTCAGCAATGTCATATGGGCTACGACCATCCTCAGTGGGAGATGTGGTCGAGCGCCAAACACGGTACCCGCTGGCAGGTGCGTGAAGCCGGCCGGCTGCCAGCCGACGCTCCGGCCCCGACCTGCCAGGAATGTCATTTGCCCGACGGTACCCACAATAATCACACCGCCTGGGGTTTTCTCGGCGTGCGCCTGCCGCTGCCCGAAGACAAACAGTGGGCCGCGGACCAGGTTACGATTCTCAAGGCTTTAGGTGTCCTCAATCCCGAAACCGGCCAGCCCACCGCCCGTCTCGATGCGGTCAAGGCCGTCGATCTCGCCCGTCTGACCCAGGAAGCCTGGCAGACCGAGCGCGACAAGATGATCAAGACCTGCTCGAAATGTCATTCCGAAAGTTACGCCAAAGAACAGCTGGCCATGGGTGACACCATGCTGATGAAGGCCGACCGTCTCCTGGCCCAGGCCATCGACATCGTGGCCGGACTCTACAAGGACGGCATTCTGCAGAAGCGCGAAGCTCAGCCCTTTGCTTATCCGGATTTTCTTTATTTTATGAGAACAGATTACGCCCATGCCTCGGGTGACAGCTACAAGGAACTTCCCGCCGGGATGAGTTCCATCGAGCAGACCCTGTTTGAGATGTACATGAAACATCGGATGCGCACCTACCAGGGGCATTTTCATGTTAATCCCGATTACGCCTACTGGTACGGCTGGGCGATGATGACCAAGGATCTGGGCAAAATTAACGACGATGCCAAGAAAATGCGGGTTTTGCACGAGCTAAAGAAAAAATAG